A window of the Salmo trutta unplaced genomic scaffold, fSalTru1.1, whole genome shotgun sequence genome harbors these coding sequences:
- the LOC115183956 gene encoding little elongation complex subunit 1-like, producing MMPGENHSRIASEATTGVCKNCTVLHQNLNEYVAALLVLKQKSIDSDHRLSEYQGKCEELQRSQRETGKLRKLLDDLQLKVASLEKQHAEYEAMRAELEAKQSAEKLSQQLFEEVERLKEQNNNTETLKKRLEDQLKMVTETTEKQCLDNVQLRLEKTALENDLLKTQMSLKTCQKVAEEVQRLKEDNARTSVLKHNLEKQLGQFQDFKLKQERDITGLKTEKILLEKNLLHLQVRLEKLETEKNKVLKSTSTQATAPEETKVDREKVQKLLEDLWVCVAPPSSHLPARRKQQLKEQLQDSSIVEPHRPDSDPPGPGPSRNGDPPGPGPSRNGDPPGPGPSRNGDPPGHKHSRSVEEILDWFKPLPPVLSPLPCSSAQERLDDVLESGETRSTLENRSHSVYTTGPANQTAGQQPGPASQMALVLAGQQPADSSVELPSDRIHSTLRESPVSDNTNSTLRESPDLATGMSGEKERNGLSVCEQEDMQVEPAAKTIQSPSGETQTSSIDLPSFTKTTECLPSSADPPGNTSVRTGTVQTSLTQTQGEQVQDSSPDMTEMDVETNPCYKGCVLEGQSIDHGDSDKVEGIKDQTGEASVSQTPTTKQLEPSPLVECSAETLTGPDQLSEWAPNTQCNTTDHKAAPRAGPRKQDELFTGQESDKDQEGGFSWKPVCDVLVSPSRPTEGLVSPSRPTEGLVSPSRPTEGLVSPSRPTEGLVSPSRPTEGLVDVGIVSTVITVHSSGAEESSSFEQKSMPKSGVHISPASLMSSVKSVEKCTTISELHEDIQATKPNAQSSTNHTVCKRLHSPICLSPVVNVKLLRSGTQPKRMNGKKDAEDPGSDVRSPPSFTELKSEEPLNNGMLKDCDRSVHVLQHQNMKANRKHPTTTDCISESRSESQLTDEGSEKLHGNAQTEMISTRSGRVRKSLVRSNAVQTSSGKDGVAPRDGQQTATLSCKVIIERLSPDMREGIRPAALPVGHSPEPTAALPVGHSPEPTGKIPIGKVRFEMGPPLPPLLMPLTVTPPRPVKPANPRQVIGKLSFPSPMEGPVSPLGSQTAPDDQMLSSPSQTAPSSPLQFGSATPKHALPVPGRLPAFSPSSSSTSPAQENSMRILDSMYPELSARAWTLGILRGNICMSAAETGTTPSSSVSQISGFKTINSSSTAFTKTEQRGKRSGVNMLLPKSAKRLRLDNCSPGPAGATAGPAGATAGPAAKGISSTTSASPDPLLRTPQHGSSSQPTEKEKLVGKPAGEASISQALEKIEAQCFDLLPVIKSHLFVGNLSRKPVLRDEEKKVLSEFSNNQPLADDLMSVMLTKLKTERTELPGTHLQALVRVYTALCRQRRDWDRAHILAYSILREDFPESAKLVLFMVTTWPNVFSCRTVVCQAIHTVTKVKAQGEVLHCLTAYLGWEKSPPSDVDQLVSRTLTSVRDAAEMTFQKHPRQGEDLNPVAWQRVFTLELLCSHTHWKWTHDNLLSKELWPVMNSWVTQPRSRHTPIQDVTVAAILRLIGRLGQLGIKEGCGWSVKNIARVINTFARHGQSEGVPWEVQLAAVYTVYDLSPSNPKEALAALASWRGETTQPVPPAVTSCITQIASLCRHSNP from the exons ATGATGCCGGGGGAGAATCATTCCAGAATCGCTTCAGAAGCAACTACCGGAGTCTGTAAAAACTGCACTGTACTTCACCAG AACCTAAATGAATATGTGGCAGCTCTCCTGGTTTTGAAACAGAAAAGTATTGACTCCGA TCACCGGCTGAGTGAATATCAAGGGAAGTGCGAAG AGCTTCAGAGATCCCAGAG GGAGACCGGTAAGCTGCGTAAACTTCTTGATGATCTGCAGTTGAAAGTAGCTTCTCTGGAAAAGCAACATGCAGAGTACGAAGCCATGCGGGCAGAGCTGGAGGCAAAGCAG AGCGCTGAGAAGTTGTCCCAGCAGCTTTTTGAGGAAGTGGAGAGACTGAAGGAgcagaacaacaacacagagactcT aAAGAAGAGACTTGAGGACCAGCTGAAGATGGTAACAG AGACAACAGAGAAGCAGTGTCTGGATAATGTCCAGTTGAGACTGGAGAAGACGGCGCTGGAGAACGACCTGCTGAAAACACAG ATGTCGTTGAAGACGTGTCAGAAGGTAGCAGAGGAAGTGCAGCGGTTAAAGGAGGACAACGCCAGGACATCTGTTCT GAAACACAACTTGGAAAAACAACTTGGACAGTTTCAAG ATTTTAAACTCAAACAAGAGCGTGACATTACCGGGCTGAAAACAGAGAAGATTCTACTGGAGAAAAACCTTCTACACCTTCAG GTACGACTAGAGAAACTGGAGACGGAGAAGAATAAAG TATTAAAGAGCACATCAACTCAAGCAACGGCACCTGAAGAAACAAAGGTGGATAGAG AGAAGGTCCAGAAGCTGCTGGAGGATCTGTGGGTGTGTGTAGCTCCTCCCTCATCACACCTCCCTG ccAGGAGGAAACAGCAGTTAAAGGAGCAGCTACAGGACAGCAGCATAGTTGAACCCCACAGACCTGACAGTGACCCGCCAGGCCCCGGACCCAGCAGGAACGGTGACCCGCCAGGCCCCGGACCCAGCAGGAACGGTGACCCGCCAGGCCCCGGACCCAGCAGGAACGGTGACCCGCCAGGCCATAAACATAGTAGATCAGTTGAGGAGATCCTGGACTGGTTCAAGCCGCtgcctcctgtcctctcccccttACCCTGCTCCTCAGCTCAGGAGAGGTTGGATGATGTCTTGGAGTCAGGAGAGACCAGATCTACTCTAGAGAACAGAAGTCACTCTGTCTACACTACAGGACCAGCCAATCAGACAGCAGGACAGCAACCTGGACCAGCCAGTCAGATGGCCCTTGTGTTGGCAGGACAACAACCTGCAGACTCCTCAGTGGAACTACCATCAGACAGAATTCATTCTACTCTGAGAGAAAGCCCCGTCTCAGACAACACTAATTCTACTCTGAGAGAAAGCCCTGATCTGGCCACGGGGAtgtcaggagagaaagagaggaacggtctgtctgtctgtgaacagGAAGACATGCAGGTAGAACCAGCTGCTAAAACCATCCAATCCCCATCAGGAGAGACTCAAACCTCCTCTATTGATCTACCTTCCTTTACCAAAACCACAGAGTGTCTCCCAAGCTCAGCGGATCCTCCAGGCAACACCTCTGTCCGTACCGGCACCGTTCAGACCTCACTCACCCAGACACAAGGAGAACAAGTGCAGGACTCCTCACCAGACATGACAGAAATGGATGTTGAGACTAACCCATGTTATAAAGGATGTGTCTTGGAGGGTCAGAGCATCGACCATGGGGACTCGGACAAAGTAGAAGGAATTAAAGATCAGACAGGAGAGGCCAGCGTGTCTCAAACTCCCACCACTAAACAGCTGGAACCCAGTCCTCTGGTTGAATGTTCTGCTGAGACACTGACTGGTCCAGATCAACTGAGTGAATGGGCTCCTAACACTCAATGTAACACAACTGATCATAAAGCAGCTCCTCGAGCAGGTCCCCGTAAACAAGACGAGTTGTTTACAGGCCAGGAATCAGATAAAGACCAAGAAGGGGGTTTCTCTTGGAAACCGGTTTGTGATGTACTGGTCTCCCCCAGTCGTCCGACAGAAGGACTGGTCTCCCCCAGTCGTCCGACAGAAGGACTGGTCTCCCCCAGTCGTCCGACAGAAGGACTGGTCTCGCCCAGTCGTCCGACAGAAGGACTGGTCTCGCCCAGTCGTCCTACAGAAGGACTGGTAGATGTAGGTATAGTATCAACAGTCATTACGGTCCATTCCTCTGGGGCAGAGGAATCATCATCATTTGAACAGAAGTCTATGCCAAAATCTGGTGTCCACATCTCTCCTGCCAGTTTAATGAGCTCTGTAAAGAGTGTAGAGAAGTGTACTACGATATCTGAACTCCATGAAGACATCCAGGCAACAAAACCCAATGCTCAGAGTAGCACAAACCATACAGTATGCAAGAGGTTACATAGTCCCATATGTCTTTCCCCTGTGGTGAACGTGAAGCTCCTGAGATCTGGTACACAACCGAAGAGGATGAATGGAAAGAAAGATGCTGAAGACCCAGGTTCAGATGTTAGGAGTCCACCGTCTTTTACAGAGTTAAAGAGTGAGGAGCCTTTGAACAACGGGATGCTGAAAGATTGTGATCGCTCGGTCCATGTTCTACAACACCAGAATATGAAAGCTAACCGTAAGCATCCTACAACCACCGACTGCATCTCTGAGTCAAGGTCGGAGTCCCAGCTGACAGATGAAGGGTCTGAGAAACTACATGGAAATGCCCAGACTGAGATGATCAGTACTAGAAGTGGGCGTGTCAGGAAGAGTCTTGTTAGATCAAACGCAGTCCAAACAAGCTCAGGGAAAGACGGCGTGGCTCCCAGGGACGGCCAGCAAACGGCCACCCTTTCATGTAAAGTTATTATTGAAAGACTCAGCCCTGACATGAGGGAAGGGATCAGGCCAGCAGCCTTGCCTGTGGGCCACTCCCCAGAACCCACAGCAGCCTTGCCTGTGGGCCACTCCCCAGAACCTACAGGGAAAATTCCTATTGGGAAGGTTCGCTTTGAAATGGGTCCCCCACTACCTCCTCTTCTGATGCCTCTCACTGTAACTCCTCCGAGACCGGTAAAACCTGCTAATCCAAGACAGGTGATTGGTAAACTGTCCTTTCCCTCACCAATGGAAGGACCTGTTTCCCCTCTGGGTTCCCAAACAGCACCTGATGATCAGATGTTGAGCTCCCCGTCTCAAACCGCTCCTTCCTCACCACTACAGTTTGGTTCAGCCACTCCTAAACACGCCCTTCCTGTTCCAGGGAGACTTCCTGCCTTCagcccttcctcttcctccactaGTCCCGCCCAGGAGAACTCCATGAGGATTCTAGACAGCATGTATCCAGAACTGTCTGCCCGTGCCTGGACTCTCGGTATCCTCCGAGGAAACATCTGTATGTCTGCTGCTGAAACGGGGACTACACCCTCCAGCTCTGTCAGTCAGATATCTGGCTTCAAAACCATCAACTCCTCGTCCACGGCTTTCACCAAAACAGAACAAAGAGGGAAGCGAAGTGGAGTCAACATGCTTCTACCAAAGAGTGCCAAAAGGCTGAGGCTGGATAACTGCTCCCCCGGCCCTGCTGGGGCGACGGCCGGCCCTGCTGGGGCGACGGCCGGCC CTGCTGCTAAGGGGATATCCTCCACGACATCAGCCAGTCCCGACCCACTACTCAGGACACCTCAACATGGGAGTTCTTCACAGCCTACAGAGAAGGAGAAACTGGTTGGGAAACCAGCAGGCGAAGCCTCCATATCCCAGGCCTTAGAGAAGATAGAAGCCCAGTGTTTTGACCTGTTGCCTGTCATCAAGAGTCACCTGTTTGTTGGGAATCTGTCTAGGAAGCCTGTGTTACGGGATGAGGAGAAGAAGGTCCTCTCTGAGTTCTCAAACAATCAG CCTCTGGCAGATGATCTGATGTCGGTGATGCTGACTAAGCTGAAGACTGAGAGGACTGAGCTGCCTGGGACTCACCTCCAGGCTCTGGTCAGAGTCTACACTGCTCTGTGCCGACAAAGGAGGGACTGGGACAGAGCACACATCCTGGCCTACAGCATCCTTAGAGAAG ATTTCCCTGAGTCAGCCAAGCTGGTTCTGTTCATGGTGACCACGTGGCCCAATGTGTTCTCCTGCAGGACTGTAGTGTGCCAGGCCATCCACACGGTCACCAAGGTCAAAGCTCAAGGAGAGGTGCTCCACTGCCTGACTGCTTACCTGGGATGGGAGAAG AGTCCTCCTAGTGACGTGGATCAGTTGGTGTCCCGCACGTTGACGTCCGTCAGAGACGCCGCTGAGATGACCTTCCAGAAACACCCGCGACAGGGAGAGGACCTGAACCCTGTTGCCTGGCAACGCGTCTTCACCCTGGAGCTGCTCTGCTCTCATACACACTGGAAGTGGACCCATGACAACCTACTGAG TAAAGAGCTGTGGCCGGTGATGAACTCCTGGGTGACCCAGCCCAGATCGAGACATACTCCCATCCAGGATGTCACTGTGGCTGCGATCCTCAGACTCATAG GGCGCCTCGGGCAGCTGGGAATTAAGGAGGGATGTGGCTGGTCTGTGAAGAACATCGCCAGGGTCATCAACACGTTCGCCAGACACGGACAGTCGGAAG GTGTTCCCTGGGAGGTCCAGCTGGCAGCTGTCTACACTGTCTACGACCTGTCGCCTAGCAACCCCAAGGAGGCTTTGGCTGCGCTGGCATCATGGCGAGGAGAGACCACCCAGCCTGTCCCCCCCGCTGTCACCAGCTGCATCACACAGATCGCCTCGCTCTGCCGACACAGCAACCCCTAG